DNA from Malus sylvestris chromosome 11, drMalSylv7.2, whole genome shotgun sequence:
gcagtctcggactaagaagcaggataagaaaaacagtattgttcaccagatttgtgtttgcttagactaggactacaaatttttgccattgtgtaatagagtaatgctacaaatctcatgatatgggttaattggagcatatttttgccatgtatattatgaatcttaaaaaaaattgacaattgttttgtttctattacctgctaatagaattgggtttaatttgcaaatgtagcttgatttaaactctatcacccaacagaagaaaaataatagtggccaatacatgcaacttcaacaaatacaagtacataagatctccataatttagaaaatcctagttaacattagttaacattagccaaaatagatctccataatttacaaaatggctagttaacataagccaaaatactagtgcaaagctaagttataagtcataacataagattgtatgattaataaaatacatccatgttaacgttaataaaatacatccatgttaacattagccaaaatcctcatccgcttgcgttgtcacttaaaagcctttggacgaacactttcttgagttccggtttgattgccctgaacactcccacattttttggtttatccaaaataagagacaatgcatcaatttgatccataggagagagacccattgcttcaagttcattagctatgtcagtatgatctgcagtaccttgaactaaagcttcagttaccatttgcatgctcttcccactttcaacataaaaatctttcagtccactgataattgcctcggttccatcacttgaacttcccacagctcttttcctctttctttggctattttcagatggggtgctttgttggctttgttggttcattgaagaaacaaaattttcacctccaatcactttcaccaacatgatcatgactttgttcctccaccatttgagcaggggtttcggctacattacccgtagcccgatcttttccaaatatatatgcaaatctatcaaacagtggaaaaggtttgcttctccatccatcggcttctttatttctctaagattatatcaacacagcaaaactaaaatttagcatgcgTAACAAATATAGCAGCAATAATataactaatgcataaataaaataggatatgaacctgcacataagtttgccatgcgtcatcactgtcaacttcaacgcactttttgacatcattccatgcaaatccacttgtgtttatcatgtcaacgaccatactatatgtttttttccatttcttcaacttggactcaatatgtggatttgcctttatatttgaatgaggacataaaacattgacagcttttgctatttcaaccaaagtaccttgtttgaaagcaccggtgtcacaccgttgcttccgagcaacaaaatcctcaagaactcctagtaatacttcttcctcaaatgcttcccatttacgccttcttccttttggctcttgagtagcattcaaaaaaatttcgttatccatacctaaacaaaaaatattttaatgaaggaaaataccatacaaataatcaatttgcataatatccaatcaacttgcataatatccaatcaacttgcataatatccaatcaacttgcataatatccaattaatttgcataccatccaatcattgtgctaatatctaacaaatgcatgataaaagggaatactaaaataaaatgttatcattaacacatatagctagttcggttgctggttcctaattgctctccactcaTTATACATTTCCTGAGCCATATCATTCCTCATTGCAGTCCACTGGTCCGATGTTTGAAcactaccaacatattcaccttcttctgtattttgtccatcttctattattggcaaattctccattggatctacagacatctcttgcctaataagattgtgtagtaggcaacaagcggtaattattcgaccttgtgtccttatcggatagaaagatggactccttagtatcgaccaccttccttttagcaagccaaaacagcgttcaattacattccttgccttagaatgcttcatgttaaaatattcttccttattagaaggtgttcgtccctcccattcagataaatgataaggtattcctctatagggtgcaaggaatccttcaccatttgtataaccaccatctacaaggtaataataacctaatgaaaaaaaaaaacagaccttattagtgttttgtagttgacaaacagaactaaacctaacttacaaagttgagactaagtaatagtcttacccgctggtaccttaaaaccattaggccttctaattgcatcatgtagcactctagagtttgatgcggaaccctcccaccccggaaacacatatatgaactgcatatctcctgaacacacacctaacacattagttgcgactcgaccctttcttgttcggtatcttggtttgtcaatttcaggtacatgcacatcaatgtgtgttccatcca
Protein-coding regions in this window:
- the LOC126588780 gene encoding protein ANTAGONIST OF LIKE HETEROCHROMATIN PROTEIN 1-like; amino-acid sequence: MDRRKLLLILLLEMSYLETICICTILVVMMLRGKQRHVERPTLTNRSLIRREISLCYLNGIIGNTDTECVNELRMDRMTFGILCDLLRQDGRVKTDGLVSVEEQVCMTLQILAHHTKNRSVGGRFYRSGETISRYFNSVLQGILRLQGILLKVPQPVPIDSTDPRWRCFKNCLGALDGTHIDVHVPEIDKPRYRTRKGRVATNVLGVCSGDMQFIYVFPGWEGSASNSRVLHDAIRRPNGFKVPAGYYYLVDGGYTNGEGFLAPYRGIPYHLSEWEGRTPSNKEEYFNMKHSKARNVIERCFGLLKGRWSILRSPSFYPIRTQGRIITACCLLHNLIRQEMSVDPMENLPIIEDGQNTEEGEYVGSVQTSDQWTAMRNDMAQEMYNEWRAIRNQQPN